CGCCGGTTGAGCGCATTTCCGGGCCGAGCAGCGTATCGACGCCGGGGAAGCGGGCAAACGGGAACACCGCTTCCTTGACGGCAATGTGCTTCAAATTGCGCGGATCGGGCTTGGCGCCGTAAGCGGCAATTGCCGCATCCAGCTTTTCACCGGCCATGATCCGGGCAGCGATCTTGGCAATCGGCGCGCCGATGGTCTTTGCCACGAACGGCACGGTACGCGAGGCGCGCGGATTGACTTCGAGAACGTAGATAACCCCATCCTTGATGGCATATTGCACATTCATCAACCCGCCAACATGCAGCGCCTTGGCCATGGCGGCTGTCTGGCGCTCCAGCTCGTCAAGGACTTCGGTGCTCAGCGAGCGCGATGGCAGCGAGCAGGCGCTGTCGCCGGAATGGATGCCAGCCTCTTCGATATGCTCCATGATACCGGAGACGAACACGCTTTCGCCATCGCACAGCGCATCGACATCCACCTCAATTGCGTTGGTGAGGTAGCTATCGAACAGCAGCGGGTTCTTGCTGAGAAGGGTGTTGATCTGGCCCGTCTTGTCATTTGGATACCGCTGCTTGATGGCTTCCGGCACCAGGCCCGGCACGGTATCCAGCAGGTAGCTCTGCAACATGCTCTCACTATGGATGATCTGCATGGCCCGGCCACCCAGCACGTAGGATGGGCGCACCACCAGCGGGAAGCCGATTTCAGACGCGACAAGGCGCGCCTGCTCGACCGAATAGGCAATGCCATTGTTGGGCTGGTTGAGGTCCAGCTTCATCAACAGCTTCTGGAACCGGTCGCGGTCTTCGGCCAGATCGATCATGTCAGGCGCGGTGCCGAGGATCGGGATACCATTCTTTTCCAGGGCCTCGGCCAGCTTCAGCGGGGTCTGGCCGCCAAACTGCACGATAACGCCGACCACTTCGCCCTTTTCCTGTTCGGCGCGCAGGATTTCGATGACGTCTTCCGCCGTCAGGGGCTCGAAATACAGGCGGTCGGAGGTGTCATAGTCGGTGGAGACGGTTTCCGGGTTGCAGTTGATCATGATCGCTTCAAAACCTGCATCCTTCAGGGCAAAGGCGGCGTGGCAGCAGCAATAGTCGAACTCGATGCCCTGGCCGATGCGGTTCGGGCCACCGCCGAGGATGACGATTTTCTTGCGATCCGACACGTGCGCTTCCGAGCGCAGCGCGCCGACGAACGGTGTCTCATAGGTCGAATACATGTAAGCCGTCGGTGACGCAAATTCGGCCGCGCAGGTATCGATGCGCTTGAAGACCGGGCGGACATTGAGGCCGTTGCGCAGCTCGGCCACTTCCTTCGGACGCTTGCCCGACAGGCTGGCAAGACGGGCATCGGAAAAGCCCTTGGCTTTCAGCATCCGCAGGTTTTCAGCGTCTTCGGGCAGGCCATGCTCACGGATGCGGGCTTCCAGATCGGTGATTGCCTTCAACTGGGCGATGAACCACGGATCGATCTTGCAGCCTTCATGCACTTCGGCTTCCGACATGCCGAGCCGCAATGCCTGGGCCACCATGCGCAGCCGGTCCGGGGTCGGCGTGCCGATGGCGGCGCGGATGGCGTTCTTGTCGTCGCCCTGGCCAAGGCCGGGGATCTCAATTTCGTCGAGGCCGGTCAGGCCAGTTTCCAGGCCACGTAGCGCCTTTTGCAAGGATTCGGCGAAAGTGCGGCCAATCGCCATGACTTCGCCCACCGACTTCATCGCAGTGGTCAGCGTCGGTTCGGCACCGGGGAATTTTTCAAAGGCAAAGCGCGGGATTTTGGTGACGACGTAATCAATCGATGGTTCGAATGAGGCAGGCGTCGCGCCACCGGTAATGTCGTTGTCCAACTCGTCCAGCGTATAGCCAACCGCAAGCTTGGCGGCGATCTTGGCAATCGGGAAGCCGGTCGCCTTGGAGGCCAGCGCCGACGAGCGCGACACGCGCGGGTTCATCTCGATGACGACGAGGCGGCCGTCCTTGGGGTTGACCGCAAACTGCACGTTGGAGCCGCCGGTCTCAACACCAATTTCGCGCAGCACCGCAATCGAAGCGTTGCGCATCATCTGGTATTCCTTGTCCGTCAGCGTCAGAGCCGGGGCAACGGTGATGCTGTCGCCGGTATGGACGCCCATCGGATCGATATTTTCGATGGAGCAGATGATGATGCAATTGTCCGCCTTGTCGCGGACAACTTCCATTTCATATTCTTTCCAACCCAGCACCGATTCCTCGATCAGCACTTCGGTCGTCGGCGATGCATCAAGGCCGGAGCCGATGATCTCGAAGAATTCCGAGCGGTTATAGGCAATGCCGCCGCCGGTGCCGCCCATGGTAAAGGACGGGCGGATGATGGTGGGCAGGCCGACAACATCAAGCGCCTGGGCTGCAACCGCCATCGCATGGTTCATATAGCGCTGCTTGCGGTCGGTTTCGCCGAGGTTCCACTGGTTTTCCAGCTCATCCAGCGCCTTGTCGAGCGCGTCGCCGGAAAGCCGTGCCTTTACTTCGTTGCGGGCAATCTCATGGGTCTTGCGGTCAGCATCCTTGATCTCGGTGGCATTGGCCAGCATGGATTTCGGCGTCTCAAGGCCAATGCGGGCCATGGCTTCCCGAAACAGGGCGCGGTCCTCGGCCATGTCGATGGCGGCAGGCTTGGCGCCGATCATTTCGACATTATAGCGGTCCAGCACGCCCATCCGCTTCAGGGAGAGCGCGGTGTTCAGTGCCGTCTGCCCGCCCATGGTCGGCAGGAGCGCATCCGGGCGTTCCTTGGCGATGATCTTGGCGACCACTTCCGGGGTGATCGGCTCGACATAGGTTGCGTCGGCCAGGCCCGGATCGGTCATGATGGTCGCCGGGTTGGAATTGACCAGGATGACCCGGTAGCCTTCTTCCTTCAGCGCCTTGCAGGCCTGGGTGCCGGAATAATCGAATTCACATGCCTGGCCGATGACAATCGGTCCAGCGCCGATGATAAGGATGGATTTAATGTCTTGGCGCTTTGGCATGTCTCTATCCGATCTCTTCACCTGCGCGAAAAACCGGCCAAGGTGAGGGGCATCACCGGTCGGGCGCAGATCCATGGTATTTCAGGCTAGAAGCGGCTTATAGGGAATTGTGGCGATCAGCGGAACCCCCGTTTTCGCTTTTTCTACGGATAAGTGAAGGGCAGGCGCGGCGGGGATGTGGTCCGGCAATTTCCCCTGGGATATTACCGTGAAAAATGGACCCGTTTGTCACATGCCATTTGCGCAGGCGCTGTAGAAAACCTGTTCGGTTTCAAAGGAGATGGCCCTCATGCCGCAGACGCAACTGTCGTGCGACCTCATTCGTTTCTCTGCGGCTGGCCGCCCTGGACCATCGAAACATCTCGGCATCCGTTTCGATGCTGAAGGCAATTTCCTACCCGAACCGGGCAACACCATTGTTTGTCATCTTCGCCCGGGAAGTGAAAGCCAGAAGGCGATTGTCGCCTTGCAGGAGCGCTACAAGCAAATGCCGGAGGCTGACCACCTGGCCGTTACCCCTGCCTCCAGCCTGCATATGACCCTGTTTCAGGGCATTATCGAATATCGGCGCACCGCCGCTTTCTGGCCAAAGGATCTGCCGCTGGATGCGCCAATCGACGACATGACGGAAATCCTCGCGCAGCGGCTGACATATTTTGCGCCCGGGCCAGATTTTCGCATGAAGATTGCCCGGATGCTCCCGACGGGGCTTCGGTTGGAGCCAGTGGGTGAGGCGGATCGCCGGGCATTGGCCCAGTGGCGTGACAGGTTGGCGGATCTGTTCGGCTATCGCCATCCAGACCATGAGACTTACGAATTTCATATCACCTTTGCCTATGTCATCAGGCCATTTTCCGAGGCGGCCCTTTTTCAGTGGCAGGCCATGCTGGAGACGGCGCGAGAAGAATTCCTGGAGCAATTTGAGGATATCGCCCTTGATCCTCCGGCTTTCTGTGCCTTTAACGACATGAAACATTTCGAAGAACTGATCGTATTGCAGGATAATATCGAGTGAAAAAAACGACTGTTAAGCAATACGATATTGTACCGTTTTCGCGTCGCAGGTATCTAAAACCCTGTTGGCTTTTCCAGATCGATGCCATGGGGTTTTTATGCTTTTCGCAAACAGAGTCTGCCGCCGTTTTGCGACATTCCTATGCTTCTCTGGCCTCGGTTTTTTTTAGAAATTCTCAACAAGACGACTGTTTAACTATTTGATCCCACGGGAATTTATGGGAAACGGACGCCGTCCTCGACCATTTCCCCTAGCTGCCCCTTTTTAGTGGCGCCTTCAAGGCGAATGGCATTTTTTAATGCACTGTCAGGGTTGCAAAATTGGATATCGACTTGCCAGGGCAAGGGGTGCAGCCTGATTTTCGTCATGTCCCGTGCCTGTTCTGGCAAATGCCAGGGGCATGACAGCAGATTTTAAAAATCCAAGGTATTTTCATGAGACATTTTTTCAATCATCACCTTTGCGGACGTAAAACCGTTTCACACTTATCCTGGAAATGCTCTGGCTGCGGCCTATCTGCCCAGGCAACCGATATAAGCCAGGAGACCTGCCGATGATTACCGTCCATTATCTGGAGCATTCCAGGGCGCACCGCATTCTCTGGCTGCTGGAAGAGCTGGGATTGTCTTATGAGGTGAAAACCTACAAGCGCGGTGCTGATATGCATGCCCCGGCGGCATTGAAGGCCGTGCATCCGCTGGGAAAATCACCTGTCATCGAAGACGAGGGCCGGATCTTCGCCGAAAGCGGTGCCATTATCGAATATTTGATCGACACTTATGGCGCTGATACCAATGACAAGACGGTTTTGCGTCCGGCACCGGGCAGCGACGCTTTCCTGCGCTACCGTTACTGGCTGCATTATGCCGAAGGCTCGGCCATGCCCCTGCTGGTGATGAAGCTGGTATTCTCCCGGTTGTCCAAGCAGATGCCGTTTTTGTTGCGCGGTGTGGCCCAGCGGATCTCCGATGGCGTTTGCGGCAAGATGATCGATCCGCAGATCGGCGAACATCTGGCCTTCTGGCAGACGGAATTACGCAAGGACGGCTATTTTGCCGGGCCGGACTTTACCGCCGCCGATATCGCCATGAGCTTCCCGGTGGAATCGGTGCTGTCGATTTCCGGCGATACGGGCGATGTTACAGTCCTTCGTTCCTATCTTTCCACAATCCGCGCCAGGCCGGCCTATCAGCGCGCCCTGGAACGTGGGGGTGCCTATATGTTCGCCAAGACCTGACCGGTTTTTTCTTCAAACCCAGTGTTTGGAACACTGTTGAGCTTAAGAGTGTTTGGAACACTGTTGGCCCCAATCCGTTACCAGCCTGCCGCCGTTGCTGTTGCACGGCGGCAGTTTTTGCTGAACATAAGCGTTCTGCATATGCGGCCGGGGAGAGAACCGATGGAATTGGATGGGCGTCGTCAGTCCGAAAATGTCGAGGATGTCAGGGGTGCATCAGGCGGCGGCGGCTTTGGCCGGCGGGGCATCCGGCTGCCGATTGGCAGCCGCGGGCGTGGTTTGAGTTTTTCAACCATCATCGTTCTGGTGCTGATCTATTTCGGTCTTCGCCTGATGGGCATCGATATGTTGCAATTGCTGGAGGAGGGCAGTGGGTCCGCGCCATCCTCCTCGCAGCAGCAGGTCAGTGACACGCCAGAACAGGCGGACATGAAAGTATTCGTGAGCCGCGTGCTGGCGTCTACCGAGGATGTCTGGACCACCGCATTTCAAGAGCGCGACGCAACCTATGAAATGCCGAAGCTGCGGCTGTTTTCCGGTCAATATCCCTCTGCCTGTGGCGCAGCCTCTGCTGCGACCGGGCCGTTCTACTGCCCTGGAGATCGCCGTATCTATCTCGATACCGCGTTTTTCACGGAGCTTTCCAAACGGTTCCAGGCATCAGGCGATTTTGCTCAGGCCTATGTGATTGCCCATGAAGTCGGCCATCACGTGCAGAACCTGACCGGGATTCTGCCGAAATTCAACGAGATGCGCGCCTCGATAAGCGCTGCCGACGCCAACCGGATGTCGGTCCGTGTCGAATTGCAGGCCGATTGTTTTGCCGGGATCTGGGGCCGGAAGGCCGACCAGCAGGGATTGTTATCCGCTGGTGATCTTCAGGAAGCGATGAATGCAGCTCAGCAGATTGGCGACGATACGATTCAGAAGCGTTCCCAGGGCTATGTCGTGCCTGAGAGTTTCAACCATGGCTCCGCCGCACAGCGGATGAAATGGTTCAAAAAGGGCTATGACCAGGGCCGGATGGATGCCTGCGACACCTTTTCCGGCCCGATTTGATGGTGGCTACTTCTCGCTGTCCAGATGCGCCATCTGCGCCTCTGCATAGCGGGAACCGGCGGCGCTGCCTTTGGGGACTGCCGCCTCGAGGGCGGCGATATCCTCCTGTGACAGGGTAAAGTCGAGCGCGCCAAGCGATTCCTTCAACCGGTCGCGGCGGCGAGCACCAATCAAAGGTACGATATCCTCGCCCTTGGCCAGCACCCAGGCAATGGCGGCTTGCGCTGTTGTCATGCCTTTTGATGTCGCGACCTGCGTCAGGGCTTCGACGAGCGCCAGATTGTGGTCGGCATTCTCGCCCTGGAAGCGTGGGCCTTGGCTACGGAAATCCGTTGGCGCCGTCGGTGCGGTCCAGTGGCCGCTGATCAGACCGCGCGACAGAACCCCATAGGCGGTAACACCGATGCCGAGTTCACGGCAGGTCGGCAGGATCTGATCTTCGATGCCGCGGGATATCAGCGAATATTCGATTTGCAGGTCAACGATCGGATGAACGGCTGCTGCCCGACGGATGGTATCTGCGCCGACTTCCGACAGGCCGATATGCCTGACATAGCCGGCCTGGACCATCTCTGCGATGGCGCCGATGGTTTCCTCGATCGGCACATTGGGATCGAGCCGGGCCGGGCGGTAGATATCGATATGGTCGGTGCCCAGCCGTTGCAGCGTGTAGGCCAGCGCCGTCTTCATCGCTGATGGGCGTGCGTCGTACCCGATCCAGCCGCCGGCCGGGTCGCGCTGAGCGCCAAATTTGACGCTGATTTGCACTTTGTCGCGCAGGCCGCCCTTCAACCCTTCACCAATCAACATTTCGTTGTGGCCCATGCCGTAGAAATCGCCGGTATCGATCAGCGTTACCCCGGCATCTATGGCGGCGTGCAGGGTAGCGAGGCTTTCCGTGCGGTCGGAAGGCCCATACATGCCTGACATGCCCATGCAGCCTAATCCAAGGCGCGAGGTCTGAGGGCCGGATTTTCCAAGTTTTACCGTTTGCATATCCAGTTTCCTTTTCTGCTGTCTGTCTGAAAACAGGTTTACGCTGTTTGGTTTTGTGCGATAATCCTGTTTATTCCGCATGCGTTGTTTGGAATTATGCACAATGAGTGATCTACCGCTGGCCGATCTCGATGCTTTCGCCACCATTGCCCGGTTGAGAAACTTCCGGGCAGCCGGAAAGTTGCGCGGTGTTTCGGCCTCGTCATTGAGCGAGGCGATGCGGCGGCTGGAGGCGCGGGTTGGCGTGCGGCTGCTGAACCGCACCACCCGCAGCGTGACCCTGACCGATGCCGGAGCGCGGCTGTTGGAACGGTTGTCGCCGACGCTGGCCGATATCGAGCTGGCACTTGACGATATCAACCAGTTTCGCGAGCGCCCCTTCGGACGGTTACGGCTTAACGTGCCGGGTATCGTCGCCCGCTGTGTGCTGCCGCCGATTGTGACCGGCTTTCTGGCTGCCTATCCAGACATTTTGCTGGAGGTGACGGTCAATGATGCGCTGATTGACGTGCTGGCTGAAGGCTGCGATGCGGGCATTCGCTATGAAGAGGCGCTGCATCAGGACATGATCGCGGTTCCCATTGGCCCGCGCCGCCAGCGCTATGTTTGCGTGGCAGCCCCGTCTTATCTTGCCCAGTATGGCCGACCGGAACATCCGCGAGACCTGATCCATCACCGCTCCATTTTGCATCGTTTCAACAGTGGCCGGGTGAATGAATGGCATTTCGAACGCGAGGGTGAGGCGATCAATGTCTCCCCGCCACCCCGGCTGATCGCCGAGACAGTCGATTTGGAACTGGCCGCGGTGCGGGCTGGACTAGGCATGATGGGCACATTCGAGGACTTCGTGATCGAGGATTTGAATGCCGGACGGCTGGAGCGGGTGCTGACCGATTGGGAAGACGAGTTTTCCGGTCCTTTTCTCTATTATCACAGCCGTCGCCACATGCCCGTACCCTTGCGGGTTTTCGTCGATTATATCCGCCAGCATGGCGATCCCGGTTGATCGCCCATCAACAACTGTGATGAGACGACGAGTTTTTCTGAAGCATCTGCTTGTGTCTTGAAAACGTCACGGCTTTGACGTACCGAGGCAATTGCATATTATTTCCTCACGCCGCCGTCGGTTGAGCAGAAAAACGTCGGTTGAGAAGAAAATATGCATTGCAGCTGACCTGTATGCGCCATGTCCGGTATACGATGCTGAAATCCCGCCGCTCGTCCAGCCTGACTGGAAGCGGCTTTTTTTCGTTTTGGAAGTTCTCATGACTTATGCCTCGTCCCAGCGCATTGACGCGCCCATTGAAAGTTGGCTTAGCCATGTTCGCGCCACGCTGGCGCTGGGCATTCCCCTGGCGGGTGCGCAACTGGCGCAGCTGGCAATCCACACGACCGATGTGGTGATTGTCGGCCGTCTCGGAGCCGAGTCGCTGGCGGCTTTGGTGCTGGCCGGGCAATTCTTCTTCACGGTGTTCATTTTCGGTTCTGGTTTCTCTATCGCGGTCATGCCGATGGTGGCCAATGCCTATGGCAAGGGCGATGTGCGGCTGGCACGCCGCTCCATTCGCATGGGTCTGTGGGTGTCGCTTGCCTATAGCGTGGTGACGTGGCCGCTCTTCCATTACTCGCGTGATGTGCTGCTGGCCCTGGGGCAGGTGCCGCAGGTGGTCGAGCTTGCCTCAAGCTATATTCGCATCATGTGGCTGAGCCTGCCAGTGGCGCTGATGTTTGCGGTGATGCGGGCGCTGGTCAGCGCTATAGGGCGGGCGCAGATCGTCCTCTATATCACCATCGCCACGTTGGTGCTGAATGCCGCCCTGGCCTACTGCATTGTGCTGGGCCATTTCGGCTTTCCGGCTTTCGGCATTCTGGGGGCTGCCTGGGTGGCGGTTTCGGTCAACGTCTTCGCCATGATCACCATGGGTCTCTATCTGCATTTCAACAGTGTCACCCGGAAATACGAATTGTTCGTGCGCTTCTGGCGGCCCGATTGGGATGCGTTGCGCGATGTGATCAAGCTTGGCCTGCCGATTGGAGTGACGGTGTTGGCCGAAGTCAGCCTGTTTACGGCTGCCTCCCTGTTGATGGGCAGCATTGGCACGATTGAACTGGCTGCACATGGCATTGCCCTGCAATTGGCCTCCATCGCTTTCATGATCCCGCTGGGGCTGGCGCAGGCCGCCACCGTGCGGATCGGCGTTGCCCATGGGCGCGGCGATTTTACCGATGTGGTGCGGGCCTCTATTACGGTTGTCTGCATGGCAGCCCTGATCTCGGTGATCGGCGGGTTGCTGTTCTTCTTTTTCTCCAATGAATTGAGCGGAATGTTCCTCGATCGGGGCCGCGGCGATGCGGCGGCGGTGCTGGATTATGCAGCGCCGCTGGTGGTGGTCGCCGGTATCTTCCAGCTGGTGGATGGCATGCAGGCGGTTGCCACCGGGCTGCTGCGTGGCCTGAAGGATGCCAGCGTGCCGATGGTCCTGGCGCTGATTTCCTATTGGCCAATTGGCTTTGGCCTGGCCTGGTTCATGGCGTTTCCCTTGGGGATGGGCGGCCTTGGCGTCTGGTTCGGTTTCCTGATCGGGCTTTCCAGCGCCGCCGTCATGATGGGGCTGCGGTTCTGGCTGCGCCTGCGCCACGAGATGAGGATGATGAGCCGGTAAAGCTTTCTGGTCTTGTCATAAGGCTCTGCATGAGAATCAAATAAGCCGACCAAGTGATTGGTCGGCTTATGTTTTTTATGGGCTATTATCTGTGGTTCAGCGTTCAGCCAAAGCCGGTTCGCCCTTCTTCTCGCGCACCATGTTGATGAAGCGGCGGAACAGGTAGTGGCTGTCTTGCGGGCCGGGCGATGCTTCCGGGTGATGCTGGACAGAAAACACCGGCTTGCCGGTCAGGCGCAGGCCGCAATTGGTGTTGTCGAACAGCGAAATATGAGTCTCTTCAACGCCTTCCGGCAGGGACTTCGAATCCACCGCGAAGCCGTGGTTCATCGATACGATCTCCACCTTGCCGGTGGTGAAATCCTTGACCGGATGGTTGGCGCCGTGATGGCCCTGATGCATCTTTTCTGTCTTGGCGCCCAGCGCCAGACCTAGCATCTGATGGCCAAGGCAAATACCGAACAACGGGATGTCGGTGTTGATCAATTCCTTGATGACCGGCACGGCGTATTCGCCGGTTGCCGCCGGATCGCCGGGGCCGTTGGAGAGGAAAATGCCATCCGGCGACAGCGCTAGGATATCTTCGGCGCTGGTATTGGCGGGCACAACGGTGACCTTGCATTTCAGGCCGGTAAACAGCCGCAGGATATTGCGCTTCACGCCGAAATCCACGCAGACGACGTGATAATCGGCATCCTTGTCAGCCAGTTCGGAAAAGCCTTCGTTCCAGACCCAGGGCTTTTCACCCCAGGTCGAGGACTGGCCGGAGGAGGCGACCTTGGCAAGGTCGAGACCTTCCAGCCCGCTCCAGGCCTTGGCCTTGGCCTTCAGCGCTTCGATGTCGAAATTGCCGTTCGGGTCATGGGCGATGACGGCGTTCGGCGCGCCGTTTTCGCGAATCCAGGCGGTCAGTGCCCGCGTATCGACACCTGACAGGCCGATCATGCCGCGTGCCTTCAACCAGGCATCGAGATGCTTGGTGGCGCGGAAATTGGATGGTTCGGTAATGTCGGCCTTGAAGATCACCCCGACCGCGCCGTGGCGGGCGGCGGGCGTCAGGTCTTCAATGTCTTCCTCATTGGTACCGACATTGCCGATATGGGGAAAGGTGAAGGTAACGATCTGGCCGAGATAGGAGGGATCGGTGAGGATTTCCTCATAGCCGGTCAGCGCGGTGTTGAAGCACACCTCGGCCTGAACATCGCCGGTGGCGCCGACGCCCTGACCTTCGATGACGGTGCCGTCAGCCAGAACCAGAAGCGCTGTCGGCTTGGTTGTTGTCCAGGCTGCGGTGGGCAATGGCGATGTTGCGGTCATATCCGTTCCTTTTCCAGCCGCTTGCCCCGGCCGATGCAAACCGGCGGCGCGTGGCTATCTGTGTGTGCCAGTATCTAAGTGTGCCAAGGCTCCTCGCGCAGCAAAAGATGCGCGTGCGGGAACCTGATGTCGATGTCTGTGCAGGCGATGGTACATAGACGAGAAGCGTGGGCCGGGTCAATTGTTCCTCAGGTAAAAGAGGTGTTTTCCCTTGAAGTCTTGAAAGACCCCCGCATTGCGCGGAACCTCCGGGAGGGGTATCACCACGCCTGAAGCGAGCCGCGATGCCGTTTGAACGGCGGCCAGGGGCTCCACAGTCACCCAAGGAGATGAAGACATGCTACGCGAGGATCTGACGACTGCGCTGAAGGAAGCGATGAAAGCCAAGGATAGCCGCCGGCTTTCCACCATCCGCCTGGTGCAATCGGCCATCAAGGACCGCGATATCGCCAATCGCGGCGAGGGCAAGGATGAGGCCAGCGACGACGACATCCTCCAGCTGATGGCCAAGCTGGTGAAGCAGCGTGAGGAATCGGCGAAGATTTACGAAGACAATGCCCGCCCCGAGCTTGCCGCCCAGGAGCGCGAGGAAGTGGCGATCATCAAGGGTTTCATGCCCGAGCAGATGGATGACGATAAAGTCCGCGAAGCGATTTCCGGCATTATCACCGAAATCAGCGCCGAAGGCGTGCGCGACATGGGCAAGGTGATGGCCGCTTTGAAAGAACGCTATGCCGGTCAGATGGATTTCGCCAAGGCGTCCGGCTTGGTGAAGGAGTTGCTGACGAAGTAAGGCTGAAGCCTCCGCATACAGCGTTGTGCGCCATAGATGGCGCACAACGGGTCGCTACTGCGCTTTATATCTATAGCGGCTTCCCCTTTTCTTTATTCTGCGGCGAGTGGCACAGCCTCGTGTGGCAATGGGCCGATGGCGGCAAACAGCGCCTCGTCCTCACCTATTCCGGCATTGGGCGTGGTTAGCAGCGTATCACCGTAGAAGACTGAATTGGCACCGGAGACCAGGCAGAGGATTTGCGCTTCCCGATTTAATGTCGAACGCCCAGCCGACAGGCGAACCGTGGATCTCGGCATGACGATCCTCGCCGTCGCCACCATGCGCACCAGCTCCAGCGGATCGATCCGCGGCATGGCGGCAAGCGGCGTCCCCTCCACAGGCACCAGCGCGTTGATCGGTACGCTTTCGGGATGCGGGTGCATGGATGCCAGCACCTGGAGCATGGAGGCGCGATCGCGGATGGTTTCGCCCATGCCGATAATGCCGCCGCAACAGAGGTCGATGCCGAAAGAGCGGACGATGGACAGGGTTTCCAGCCGGTCTGCATAGCTGCGGGTGGTGATGATCTCACCGTAAAATT
The nucleotide sequence above comes from Agrobacterium vitis. Encoded proteins:
- the carA gene encoding glutamine-hydrolyzing carbamoyl-phosphate synthase small subunit, with protein sequence MTATSPLPTAAWTTTKPTALLVLADGTVIEGQGVGATGDVQAEVCFNTALTGYEEILTDPSYLGQIVTFTFPHIGNVGTNEEDIEDLTPAARHGAVGVIFKADITEPSNFRATKHLDAWLKARGMIGLSGVDTRALTAWIRENGAPNAVIAHDPNGNFDIEALKAKAKAWSGLEGLDLAKVASSGQSSTWGEKPWVWNEGFSELADKDADYHVVCVDFGVKRNILRLFTGLKCKVTVVPANTSAEDILALSPDGIFLSNGPGDPAATGEYAVPVIKELINTDIPLFGICLGHQMLGLALGAKTEKMHQGHHGANHPVKDFTTGKVEIVSMNHGFAVDSKSLPEGVEETHISLFDNTNCGLRLTGKPVFSVQHHPEASPGPQDSHYLFRRFINMVREKKGEPALAER
- a CDS encoding GatB/YqeY domain-containing protein, which translates into the protein MLREDLTTALKEAMKAKDSRRLSTIRLVQSAIKDRDIANRGEGKDEASDDDILQLMAKLVKQREESAKIYEDNARPELAAQEREEVAIIKGFMPEQMDDDKVREAISGIITEISAEGVRDMGKVMAALKERYAGQMDFAKASGLVKELLTK